The Strigops habroptila isolate Jane chromosome 8, bStrHab1.2.pri, whole genome shotgun sequence genome includes a window with the following:
- the SLC66A1L gene encoding putative uncharacterized protein SLC66A1L isoform X1 produces the protein MRLEITAISSICLDAEVFSQRIISIGKQICGFAWGRKGGRNKLVTSNRGPGMMASQLNTHAFNISPIENRRLCINGTPWIWHLLEECVENAWEYWSVVIGLISIVCFLFAALPQIYVACQSGRVDQALSLGFLLGWIAGDLTNFVGCYLTNQLPIQIVTAIFYVNMDIIMISQFVYYKLKNQEMKKCSKSLKNFCITWIMVCIALCVLLLCQLLLRNQDESAIIQRSNNSLDMIEMSGFICGYISCVFYLGSRFPQLYKNFRRRSTEGTSYLLFALAMMGNCTYGLSLVLRMPDSKSFRALYFLHHLPWLIGSFGVLFLDIFVTVQFILYRQQKERQSGLVTLEVEPLLVNEETA, from the exons ATGAGATTGGAAATAACTGCGATATCAAGCATCTGTCTGGATGCAGAGGTCTTTTCACAGAGGATAATCAGCATTGGTAAACAGATTTGCGGATTTGCATGGGGtagaaaaggaggcagaaataaACTTGTGACATCGAATCGTGGTCCAGGAATGATGGCTTCTCAGCTGAATACCCATGCTTTCAATATCTCCCCAATAGAGAATAGGAGATTGTGCATAAATGGAACACCATGGATTTGGCATCTCCTGGAAGAATGTGTCGAGAATGCGTGGGAGTATTGGAGCGTTGTCATAGGACTGATTTccattgtctgttttctgtttgctgcacTACC TCAGATTTACGTAGCCTGTCAGAGTGGAAGAGTGGATCAAGCGCTGTCTTTGGGCTTTCTACTGGGTTGGATAGCTGGAGATCTTACAAATTTTGTAGGCTGCTACTTAACAAATCAACTGCCAATTCAG ATTGTCACTGCCATTTTTTATGTTAACATGGATATAATTATGATTTCACAATTTGTCTACTATAAGCTCAAGaatcaggaaatgaaaaaat GCAGCAAAAGCCTGAAGAATTTCTGTATAACCTGGATCATGGTGTGCATAGCACTGTGTGTTCTTTTACTCTGTCAGCTGTTACTAAGAAACCAAGACGAGAGTGCAATAATCCAGAGAAGTAAT aactCTCTTGATATGATTGAAATGTCAGGCTTCATTTGTGGCTATATATCCTGTGTGTTTTACTTGGGAAGTAGATTTCCTCAGCTGTATAAAAAT TTCCGAAGAAGATCAACAGAAGGCACCTCTTACCTGCTGTTTGCATTAGCCATGATGGGAAACTGTACGTACGGACTGAGCCTTGTTTTAAGGATGCCAGACAGCAAATCCTTCCGGGCCCTCTACTTCTTACACCATCTTCCATGGCTTATTGGGAGCTTTGGAGTTTTGTTTCTAGACATTTTT